CCGTAGCGGTGGCCGGTTAACCGGTCAAGTTCCCCCTGCAGAAGAGCCCGTATCCGCCCCACCTGGGTGGCCCCGTAGGCGTAGCCGATATCGGTGAAGAGCCCGGCCAGATGACCCAGATGGCCAAAGGCCCGCTCCAACTCCAGGGCGGCCCGGCGAAGGTACTGCGCCCGCGAAGGGGCCTCCCAGCCCAAGGCCCTTTCCCAGGCCTCGGCGAAGGCCATGGCGTGGGCCACGGGCTCACTCCCCGCCCGTTCCACCAGAAGGAGCGCGGCCTCAGGCCCTTTGCCCGGCATGAGGGAGAGCAAACCCCGGTGCTGGTAACCCAGGCGGATCTCCAGGTTCACGATCCGCTCGCCCAAAACGCTAAACCGGAAGTGCCCGGGTTCGATGATCCCCGCATGCACGGGTCCCACAGGCACCTCATGGAGGAGGGGAAACTCCCGGAAGGTGTAGGGAAGGTCGTGGCGCCTGAGGGGTTTCAACCCGGGGTGCCCCACCGGCTCAAAACCCCTCTCCCAAAGGGCCCGTTCAAACCAATCCAGAGCGGGAAACTCGGCGGCCAGGCTGGGAAAGCGCCTCCTCTCACCCAAGAGGAAGGCCTCGGTGAGGCCTAACGCACCCTTCTGGCCCCCCGGATGCTCTACCCACAGGAGCACCTGGTCTCCATAAGGAAAAAGCGCCACAGGCCTCCCCTCGCGCAGGGCCTCCATCACTTTCTCCACAGCACCACCTCCAACTCCTTAAACACCTCCACCCCCGGGAACACGCCGAGGATCACCAGGATGCCCAGGAGCAACCACAAAATCCAGAGATCCAGGCCCTGCCCCCTAAGGGGTTTCCCCCTGCCGAAGCCCATCTGGGCCATGGGAGGAAGGAGGCCAGCAAACGCCATACCCAGGCCCAAAAGGTAGAGCCCCGCCAGCCCAGGCCAGCGCATGGCCGCCTCCACCGCCTTAAACTCGGCGAAGAAGAGGGGAAAGGGAGGCAGGCCCCCCAGGGCCGCCAAGGCCAGGACGTAGGGGATCCCCAAGGCCGGCAGGTGGAAGACCAGCCCGCCCACCCGCCCCACCTCCTTGGCGTGCGTGAGGGACAGGATACCGCTGGCCCCCAAAAAGGCCAGGGTTTTGGCCAGGGAGTGGGCCAGGGTATGGAAAAGGGCCAGCCAGGGCAATCCCAGGCCCAAGGCGAAGACCGCCAGGCCCATGTGCTCCATGCTGGAGTAGGCGAGAAGCCTCTTGTATTCCTTCTGTCCAAAGAGGAAGAGGGCCGCAAATAAAAGGGTAAGCAGGCCAAAGGTAAGGAGCAGGCTGGAGGCAAAGGCGAAAAGCCCCGCCGCCTGCATGATGGCGGCGTAGCGGAGAAGGGCGTAAAAGGCCACGTTGAGGAGGGTTCCCGAAAGCAAGGCCGAAGCCGGCCCCGGGGCCTCGGCGTGGGCATCGGGAAGCCAGGCCTGCAAGGGGAATAGCCCCACCTTGGTCCCAAAGCCCACCAAAAGAAGGGCGAAGGCCACCTTAAGCCCCTCGGGATCGGCCTCCCCCACCAGGGACCGAACCTCTCCCCAGTCCAGGGTGGCCCCGCCCACCAGGGCGTAGACCAGGATGACCCCGATGAGCCCCATGGCAATGCCCACGCTGCCCAGCATGAGGTATTTCCAGGTGGCCTCGAGGGGACGGGCTCCACCCTTGTGGTAGACCAGAAGAGCCGAGGCCAGGGTGCTACCCTCCACGAAAACCCAGAGCATGCCCAGGTTGTGGGCCAGGTAGGCCCCATGGGCCGAGGCCAAGAAAAGGGCACCCGCCCAGTAGAAGCGCCAGGCTTCCGCCCGGGCAAAGTAGCCCCGGGCAAAAAGCGCCACCAGGGCGTAGATCAGGTCGGTCAGAAGGAGATAAAAGAGCCCTACCCCATCCAACCGGAAAGGACCCGCTGCCGTACCCAGCAGAAACGGAGCCAGAAGAAAGCTGAAAAGGGGCACCAAAACGGAAAGCCGCACCAGCCGACCGGCCTCCTTGCGGGCCAGGAAGACCACCAACGGTAAGAGGACCAGAAGATACAGCACCGTTACCCCCTTAGAGAGCGCATCCTCGCGGTATCCACATGCCCCATTTCCCCCTTGATGCGGAAGATGAGGATCCCCGCCAAGAACACGGCAGCGAAGGCATCCAAGGCCACCCCCAGCTCCACGAAGAGGGGCAGGCCGTGGCTCTCGGAAAGGGCCATGAGGAAAACCCCGTTCTCCAGCGCCAGGAAGCCCAGAACCTGGCTTATCGCCTTTTTGCGGCTCACCATGGAAAGGATTCCCAGAAGCACCAAGGAGAGGGCCACGGGCACCCCTTGGGGCAAGGGGGCCTCGGGAAGCACAAAGGCCTTCCCCACCCGGAAGGCCAAGGCGGTGAGGAGCCCTGCCAAAAGGAGGGAGAGGGAAACGGACAGGTACCCCTCCACCTCGTGGCTCACCTCGAGGCGGTCGATCAGCCAGAACAGGTACCAGGGTATGAGCACCCCCTTAACCGCAAAGAGGGCCAAGCCGGCCAGCACGAAGTGCAACTCCCCTCCCGCAAGCCCGAAGGAAACCAGGGCCAAAAGGATGTTCTGCAGGGCGTAGAGCCGGATGATGGCGTCCAGGCTGCGGCGGCTCACCATCAGGAAACCTGTGGCCAGAATGGCCAGGACCAAGGTGTTTAAAAGCGCCATATCGCCCCCAAAAGCGCCAGCACCCCGAAAAGGGTGTTGTACGAAAGAAAGTCCGGAAGCCTCAGGTAGCGGAGCTTTACCCCGTAGGTCTCCAGGTAGGCCAGCGCCAAAACCCAGGCCGCCCCCACCCCCAGGAAGACCAGGGGCTTGAACCCCGGCAACAACAAGGCCATGAGCCCCGCATAGAAGAGCATCTTGAGCGACCCGGCAAGCTCGTACAGGGCCAGAAGAGGGCCGCTATGGTCCAGAATCTGCGCCTCGTGGATCATGGTGAGCTCCAGGTGGGTGGTGGGATCGTCCACCGGCATCCTCGCTCCCTCGGCCAGAAGGCCAAGGGCGAGAGAGGCCAGGGCCAGCAACAGCACCAAGCTGTTCTCCACCCCAAGCTCGGGGAGACCGCTCAGGGAAAACCCTTCCCCCAAGAGGACTGCCCCGGCCAAGGCCATAAGGGTCCCGGGCTCCGCCAACACCGTGACCACACCCTCCCGGTAACTTCCCTGGGCCCCAAAACTGCTACCCGCATCCAGGGCCGCCAGCATTTGAACAAAGCGCCCGAGGCCCAGGAGGTAAAGGGCGAGGAGAAAGTCCCCCTTGAAGGTTGGGCCAGGAAGGATGGGCAAGAGGGCCAAGGCTCCCAGGGTTCCCAAAAGAGCCAGGATGGGCCCGAGGAGGAAAAGGGGGGTGGTGGGATGGGGCGCTATCCAGACCTTCCGCCAGAGCTTGAACAGGTTTCGGTATTCCATCAGCGGGCTAAGCCCCTGCCGGTGGGTAAGCCTAGCCTTCAGCCACTTGACGCTTCCCGAAAAAAGCGGAGCCAACACCAGGGCCAAGAGCGCCGTCATAGCAAGACCACCCCCAGAACCACCACCAAGGTGAGGAGTTGCAGGAGAAGGTAAAGGTGCAGGCTTCCTGACTGCAGGGTTTGCACCCAAGCCGCAAGGCGGGCGTAAATCCGCCCCACCCCGGGGTACACCTCGGCCAAGGGTTCCTCTAGACGAGGATGCTCCCCCACCTGGAGGCGAAGGAAGGGGAAAAGGCGAAGGGCCGGTTCGGCGAAGCCCAGGCCGTTGGGTTGCATCCTGGGGGTGAGGGGCTGGAAACCGCAGTCCCAGGTACCGTAGGCCCGCATGGGCATCCGGAGAAGGCCCCGGTAAAACACCCCAGCCAGAACCCCAAGAAGGATCAAGAGTAGCCAGTTGGGGTAGGTGGGAACCCCAAGGGGGTCCAGGACCAACCCGGGCACCAAGGCCAAAAGGAGGAGGAGCCCCGCCAGCACCCCAAGACTGAGGCGCATCCCCTGGGTCCAGTGCAGGGCAACCTCGCCTCGAGGCAGGCCCAAGAAGGCTAGCCCGTATAGGCGCACGTAGAAGTAGAGGGCCAAGGCCCCCACCAGGGCCAAGGCCCCGGCGGCCAGGGGCATCAGGAAAGGCCCCTGCAAAAAGCCTTGGTAAAGCTGCCATTCCGCAAGAAACACTGGGCCAGGAGGGAGGCCCGCCCCCACCCCCATTCCCCACAAGGCGAGGGCTCCAAGTCCGGGAGCCTTGCGAAAAAGCCCCCCCAGGTGGGAAATCCGCCGCTCCTCCAGGGCTCCTGCCCCCAGGAAAAGGAGCCCCTTGAACAGGGCATGGGCCACCTGATGGAGGAAAAAGGCCCCCAGGAGCAAGGGCATGGGCTTCAGGAAATAGGCCCCCAAGGCGGCAAGCATGAGGCCCAGGTTCTCCACGCTGGAATAGGCCAAAGCGCCCTTTAGGTCCTCTTCCCCAAGGCCCCGCACCAGGGCGTACACCGCACCCAGAAGGCCCAAGAGGAGCAAAACCCACCCCACCCAGGGCGGGGGTGGACCGAACCAGTACTGGGACTGGTACAAGCCAAGAAGGCCCAGCTTGGTCATGGCTCCGGAAAGCAGGGCCGAAACCGGGCTTATGGCCACCGGGTGGGCCTGGGGCAACCAGGCGTGGAAGGGGAAGAGGGCTGCCTTCACCCCAAAGCCCAAAAGAAGTCCGGCCCAGACCCAGTCAGCCCCCACATGTCCGTGCCCCAGGAAGGCCAGGTAAAGCCCAGCCCCCGAAAGGCGGCTCGCCAGGAAAAAGGCCCGGGCCCCTGCCAGGGCGTTTGGCCCCTCGAGGGCGATGAGAAAATAGCCCAAAAGGGCCATGCCCTCCCACAAAAAGAGGAAGCCAAGCCCAGGGGAAGCCAAGGCCACCCCCGCCATGCTGGCCAAGAAAAGGGGAAGCAGAAGGCCATAAAGGTGCGCCTCACGGGGGTGATGGGCCAGGTAGGCAGGAAGGTAGGGAGCAAGGCCCAGGGTCAAGGCTCCGAGGAGAAGGAGGTAAAGGTAAGGAGCGCCCAATCCCGAAGCCCAGCCCATACCCCCCAGCACCCCCCAAGCTAGGCCCGCCATGCCCAGGAAGAGGGAAAGCCCCCGGAAACGCCACGGGGTCCCGACGGATAGAAGCGCCAGGACCAAGGGCAAAAAGGTCCAAAGGGGGCTCATTCCTCCTCCCTCAGGGCTTCCAGGCGCTCCCTTTCCGCCTCGAGGTGCCGTTCAAAGATCCGCCGCCCCAGATCCAAGAAGGCGTAGACCTCCGGGTCCCGGGTGCGGTAGTAGACCATCTGCCCTTCCCTCCTGGCCTCCACCAGGCCCCGCTCCCGCAGGAGGGAAAGCTGCCTGGAAAGCACCGACTGTTCCACCCCGAGCTCCCGTTGCAGGGCGGAAACCGAGCGCTCTCCCCCCCGCAGGGCATCCAGGATGGCCAGGCGCAAGGGATGGCCCAGGGCCTTGAAGAACTCCGCCTTGTAGCGGTGGAGGATGCTAGGCATACTTCCTCCTTTGGCTATATGCATATAGCCACATACTTTCAACCTTAGGCCTCCTCGCCCCCCCTGTCAACATCCCCACGTGGTATCATGTCCCGCCGGCGGCCCCTTTATGCCAGAGCCCATGTTTCGCCTCCGCTACCGAAGCCCAGGGCAGGAAACCCTCCTGCTTCCCCTGCCCCAAAGCCTTCCCGGGCAGAAAGTGGGGAACCTCTTCCTCTCCCGGCGGCCCGAGGAGGTGTACGAGGCCCAGGGGAACCTCCTGGCCCGCTTTTCCCTCTCCGAGGGGGAGGTCCTCGAGGTGCGCTTTCCGCTGAAGACCGAACCCCTAAAGCATCCTCCCCCTTGGGGGAAAACCCTCCTCTTTGAACCCCCGGAGGCCTGGCCCGGCATCCTGGCCCACAAGGGACACAAGGTGGAAAGGGCCTTTGGCTTTCTCCTCTCCGGCCAGCCCCACGCCTGGTACCTGGTGGACGGGCTTCCCCTGGATCCCCTTCTCTACCAAACCCTCCA
The genomic region above belongs to Thermus antranikianii DSM 12462 and contains:
- a CDS encoding NADH-quinone oxidoreductase subunit C produces the protein MEKVMEALREGRPVALFPYGDQVLLWVEHPGGQKGALGLTEAFLLGERRRFPSLAAEFPALDWFERALWERGFEPVGHPGLKPLRRHDLPYTFREFPLLHEVPVGPVHAGIIEPGHFRFSVLGERIVNLEIRLGYQHRGLLSLMPGKGPEAALLLVERAGSEPVAHAMAFAEAWERALGWEAPSRAQYLRRAALELERAFGHLGHLAGLFTDIGYAYGATQVGRIRALLQGELDRLTGHRYGRNFLRVGGVWREGQPDLEAIAAYREELARLLPRLLKNPQVLDRMRYVGEVRRAKALALGFVGPTARASGVGRDLRQDDPLYPDFTPVVRQGGDVLSRAQVYAEESLKALDYVLFFLRHLPAGPLALDPPLGEGEALARVEAGRGEVVWFVRVEAGRVVMAEGVDPSFKNWRALELAVRGEGLPDFPLCNKSFDLSYAGSDL
- a CDS encoding proton-conducting transporter membrane subunit, whose product is MLYLLVLLPLVVFLARKEAGRLVRLSVLVPLFSFLLAPFLLGTAAGPFRLDGVGLFYLLLTDLIYALVALFARGYFARAEAWRFYWAGALFLASAHGAYLAHNLGMLWVFVEGSTLASALLVYHKGGARPLEATWKYLMLGSVGIAMGLIGVILVYALVGGATLDWGEVRSLVGEADPEGLKVAFALLLVGFGTKVGLFPLQAWLPDAHAEAPGPASALLSGTLLNVAFYALLRYAAIMQAAGLFAFASSLLLTFGLLTLLFAALFLFGQKEYKRLLAYSSMEHMGLAVFALGLGLPWLALFHTLAHSLAKTLAFLGASGILSLTHAKEVGRVGGLVFHLPALGIPYVLALAALGGLPPFPLFFAEFKAVEAAMRWPGLAGLYLLGLGMAFAGLLPPMAQMGFGRGKPLRGQGLDLWILWLLLGILVILGVFPGVEVFKELEVVLWRK
- a CDS encoding NADH dehydrogenase yields the protein MALLNTLVLAILATGFLMVSRRSLDAIIRLYALQNILLALVSFGLAGGELHFVLAGLALFAVKGVLIPWYLFWLIDRLEVSHEVEGYLSVSLSLLLAGLLTALAFRVGKAFVLPEAPLPQGVPVALSLVLLGILSMVSRKKAISQVLGFLALENGVFLMALSESHGLPLFVELGVALDAFAAVFLAGILIFRIKGEMGHVDTARMRSLRG
- a CDS encoding respiratory chain complex I subunit 1 family protein, whose protein sequence is MTALLALVLAPLFSGSVKWLKARLTHRQGLSPLMEYRNLFKLWRKVWIAPHPTTPLFLLGPILALLGTLGALALLPILPGPTFKGDFLLALYLLGLGRFVQMLAALDAGSSFGAQGSYREGVVTVLAEPGTLMALAGAVLLGEGFSLSGLPELGVENSLVLLLALASLALGLLAEGARMPVDDPTTHLELTMIHEAQILDHSGPLLALYELAGSLKMLFYAGLMALLLPGFKPLVFLGVGAAWVLALAYLETYGVKLRYLRLPDFLSYNTLFGVLALLGAIWRF
- a CDS encoding proton-conducting transporter membrane subunit, with the protein product MSPLWTFLPLVLALLSVGTPWRFRGLSLFLGMAGLAWGVLGGMGWASGLGAPYLYLLLLGALTLGLAPYLPAYLAHHPREAHLYGLLLPLFLASMAGVALASPGLGFLFLWEGMALLGYFLIALEGPNALAGARAFFLASRLSGAGLYLAFLGHGHVGADWVWAGLLLGFGVKAALFPFHAWLPQAHPVAISPVSALLSGAMTKLGLLGLYQSQYWFGPPPPWVGWVLLLLGLLGAVYALVRGLGEEDLKGALAYSSVENLGLMLAALGAYFLKPMPLLLGAFFLHQVAHALFKGLLFLGAGALEERRISHLGGLFRKAPGLGALALWGMGVGAGLPPGPVFLAEWQLYQGFLQGPFLMPLAAGALALVGALALYFYVRLYGLAFLGLPRGEVALHWTQGMRLSLGVLAGLLLLLALVPGLVLDPLGVPTYPNWLLLILLGVLAGVFYRGLLRMPMRAYGTWDCGFQPLTPRMQPNGLGFAEPALRLFPFLRLQVGEHPRLEEPLAEVYPGVGRIYARLAAWVQTLQSGSLHLYLLLQLLTLVVVLGVVLL
- a CDS encoding ArsR/SmtB family transcription factor, translating into MPSILHRYKAEFFKALGHPLRLAILDALRGGERSVSALQRELGVEQSVLSRQLSLLRERGLVEARREGQMVYYRTRDPEVYAFLDLGRRIFERHLEAERERLEALREEE